In the genome of Oenanthe melanoleuca isolate GR-GAL-2019-014 chromosome 21, OMel1.0, whole genome shotgun sequence, one region contains:
- the LOC130261728 gene encoding uncharacterized protein LOC130261728 isoform X2, producing MAAGTLGPHPSDSLQEFQYAPQNRPPAGGVPPATDLVLGATAGCLACFLTNPLEVVKTRLQLQGELQAPGTYPRPYRGVLRAAAAVCRADGLRGLQKGLAAGLLYQGLMNGVRFYCYSHAEDAGWTGYPGGTVAAGAVAGAVGAVVGSPAYLVKTHLQAQTLSAMAVGHQHNHESISGAFKSIYRQHGVAGLWRGVTGAVPRVAVGSAVQLATFASAKDWVSERQHPSLQPAGGCRRHRQALPRIFGLYPANLQQRGAAGLVQGHRRCLPPPRPPHRPQPLLLGQAQEHSSAPAAPRAVGHTPATTTDVNKEPGGATPRLRPADLGAGAWLHCGFSPSKMFSLGSWLPPLPGLAWGWALLDALLQGLVGACAVSVLCSLLKVYLYIQCVNHPERQAEKEALAARRPLLGLLHVLVLTGVLALVGSRVAALVVLEFSLRAVSTILSLGKGAHSSQLYVLCQYSLGCGVSCGLSFLLEGAPHRSWNLALAAGLAALLALHARRLARHVCALYELHSRARYCGVCILLLAAGHGIPRLLRNALALAFAVADLAAVELINRDFLSTGEAVRFWTPLTICYTLLVVYMQEESRQSAGRGLVFRTVLVRMGGLFILLLTVGRWTDILHVLVSLLGELWCLLRSGVLLESCWRQDFAQQPRLESLSGSRAEETSR from the exons ATGGCGGCGGGGACCCTCGGCCCCCACCCCTCCGactccctgcaggaattccagtACGCCCCCCAGAACAGACCCCCGGCCGGGGGGGTGCCCCCGGCCACCGACCTGGTGCTGGGGGCCACGGCCGGGTGCTTGGCCTGCTTCCTCACCAACCCGCTGGAGGTGGTGAAGACgcggctgcagctgcagggcgAGCTGCAGGCCCCGGGCACGTACCCGCGGCCGTACCGCGGCGTGCTGCGGGCGGCCGCGGCCGTGTGCCGGGCGGACGGGCTGCGGGGGCTGCAGAAGGGGCTGGCGGCCGGGCTGCTCTACCAGGGGCTCATGAACGGCGTCCGCTTCTACTGCTATTCCCACGCCGAGGACGCCGGCTGGACCGGGTATCCCGGCGGGACCGTGGCCGCCGGGGCCGTGGCGGGGGCGGTGGGAGCCGTCGTGGGCAGCCCCGCGTACCTG GTCAAGACCCACCTCCAAGCCCAGACACTGTCAGCCATGGCCGTGGGCCACCAGCACAACCATGAG aGCATCTCCGGCGCTTTCAAGAGCATCTACCGGCAGCACGGGGTGGCGGGGCTGTGGCGGGGGGTGACGGGCGCCGTGCCCCGCGTGGCCGTGGGCTCGGCCGTGCAGCTCGCCACCTTCGCCTCCGCCAAGGACTGGGTGTCCGAGCGCCAG CACCCGTCTCTACAACCAGCCGGTGGATGCCGACGGCACA ggCAAGCTCTACCGAGGATTTTTGGATTGTATCCTGCAAATCTccagcagagaggggctgctgggcttGTACAAGGGCATCGGCGCTGTCTACCTCCGCCTCGGCCCCCACACCGTCCTCAGCCTCTTCTTTTGGGACAAGCTCAGGAACATAgttcagcaccagcagcccccagggctgtAGGACACACTCCTGCCACCACCACCGATGTTAATAAAGag CCGGGGGGGGCCACTCCCCGCCTCCGCCCCGCGGACCTTGGAGCCGGGGCCTGGCTACACTGTGGCTTCTCTCCATCGAAAATGTTTTCCCTGGGGTCCTGGCTGCCGCCGTTGCCCGGGCTGGCgtggggctgggcactgctggatgcGCTCCTGCAAG ggctggtgggTGCCTGTGCCGTCTcggtgctctgcagcctcctgaaGGTTTATCTCTACATCCAGTGTGTGAA ccacccCGAGAGGCAGGCGGAGAAGGAGGCGCTGGCGGCGCGGCGGccgctgctggggctgctgcacgTGCTGGTGCTGACGGGGGTCCTGGCCCTGGTGGGCTCCCGTGTGGCTGCCCTGGTGGTGCTGGAGTTCTCCCTGCGCGCCGTCTCCACCATCCTCTCCCTCGGCAAG GGCgcccacagcagccagctctACGTGCTGTGCCAGTACTCGCTGGGCTGCGGGGTGTCCTGCGGCCTCAGCTTCCTGCTGGAGGGGGCTCCGCACCGCAGCTGGAACCTGGCGCTggcggcggggctggcggcgctgcTGGCGCTGCACGCCCGGCGCCTGGCCCGGCACGTCTGCGCGCTGTACGAGCTGCACAGCCGGGCGCGCTACTGCGGCgtctgcatcctgctgctggccgCGGGCCACGGCATCCCGCGCCTGCTGCGCAACGCCCTGGCCCTCGCCTTCGCCGTGGCCGACCTGGCCGCCGTGGAGCTCATCAACCGCGACTTCCTCTCCACGGGCGAGGCCGTGCGCTTCTGGACCCCGCTGACCATCTGCTACACGCTGCTGGTGGTCTACATGCAGG AGGAGTCCCGGCAGAGCGCGGGCAGGGGGCTGGTGTTCCGGACCGTGCTGGTGCGGATGGGCGgcctcttcatcctcctcctcaccgTGGGCCGATGGACGGACATCCTGCACGTCCTGGTGTCGCTGCTGGGGGAGCTCTGGTGCCTGCTCCGCTCCGGGGTCCTGCTGGAGTCCTGCTGGCGGCAG GATTTTGCTCAGCAGCCTCGCTTGGAGAGTTTGTCGGGATCCCGAGCGGAGGAGACGTCCCGCTGA
- the LOC130261728 gene encoding uncharacterized protein LOC130261728 isoform X1 — protein sequence MAAGTLGPHPSDSLQEFQYAPQNRPPAGGVPPATDLVLGATAGCLACFLTNPLEVVKTRLQLQGELQAPGTYPRPYRGVLRAAAAVCRADGLRGLQKGLAAGLLYQGLMNGVRFYCYSHAEDAGWTGYPGGTVAAGAVAGAVGAVVGSPAYLVKTHLQAQTLSAMAVGHQHNHESISGAFKSIYRQHGVAGLWRGVTGAVPRVAVGSAVQLATFASAKDWVSERQWFRKGSWAAVLAGGMVSGVAVAVAMTPFDVISTRLYNQPVDADGTVRPFRTRHRGHAAFPGIASGRGAQLAPLSPGQALPRIFGLYPANLQQRGAAGLVQGHRRCLPPPRPPHRPQPLLLGQAQEHSSAPAAPRAVGHTPATTTDVNKEPGGATPRLRPADLGAGAWLHCGFSPSKMFSLGSWLPPLPGLAWGWALLDALLQGLVGACAVSVLCSLLKVYLYIQCVNHPERQAEKEALAARRPLLGLLHVLVLTGVLALVGSRVAALVVLEFSLRAVSTILSLGKGAHSSQLYVLCQYSLGCGVSCGLSFLLEGAPHRSWNLALAAGLAALLALHARRLARHVCALYELHSRARYCGVCILLLAAGHGIPRLLRNALALAFAVADLAAVELINRDFLSTGEAVRFWTPLTICYTLLVVYMQEESRQSAGRGLVFRTVLVRMGGLFILLLTVGRWTDILHVLVSLLGELWCLLRSGVLLESCWRQDFAQQPRLESLSGSRAEETSR from the exons ATGGCGGCGGGGACCCTCGGCCCCCACCCCTCCGactccctgcaggaattccagtACGCCCCCCAGAACAGACCCCCGGCCGGGGGGGTGCCCCCGGCCACCGACCTGGTGCTGGGGGCCACGGCCGGGTGCTTGGCCTGCTTCCTCACCAACCCGCTGGAGGTGGTGAAGACgcggctgcagctgcagggcgAGCTGCAGGCCCCGGGCACGTACCCGCGGCCGTACCGCGGCGTGCTGCGGGCGGCCGCGGCCGTGTGCCGGGCGGACGGGCTGCGGGGGCTGCAGAAGGGGCTGGCGGCCGGGCTGCTCTACCAGGGGCTCATGAACGGCGTCCGCTTCTACTGCTATTCCCACGCCGAGGACGCCGGCTGGACCGGGTATCCCGGCGGGACCGTGGCCGCCGGGGCCGTGGCGGGGGCGGTGGGAGCCGTCGTGGGCAGCCCCGCGTACCTG GTCAAGACCCACCTCCAAGCCCAGACACTGTCAGCCATGGCCGTGGGCCACCAGCACAACCATGAG aGCATCTCCGGCGCTTTCAAGAGCATCTACCGGCAGCACGGGGTGGCGGGGCTGTGGCGGGGGGTGACGGGCGCCGTGCCCCGCGTGGCCGTGGGCTCGGCCGTGCAGCTCGCCACCTTCGCCTCCGCCAAGGACTGGGTGTCCGAGCGCCAG TGGTTCAGGAAGGGCAGCTGGGCGGCAGTGCTGGCGGGGGGCATGGTGAGCGGTGTGGCTGTGGCCGTGGCAATGACACCTTTTGACGTGATCAGCACCCGTCTCTACAACCAGCCGGTGGATGCCGACGGCACAGTAAGGCCATTCCGGACACGGCACAGAGGACACGCGGCTTTTCCCGGGATTGCGTCTGGCAGGggtgcacagctggctcctctctccccagggCAAGCTCTACCGAGGATTTTTGGATTGTATCCTGCAAATCTccagcagagaggggctgctgggcttGTACAAGGGCATCGGCGCTGTCTACCTCCGCCTCGGCCCCCACACCGTCCTCAGCCTCTTCTTTTGGGACAAGCTCAGGAACATAgttcagcaccagcagcccccagggctgtAGGACACACTCCTGCCACCACCACCGATGTTAATAAAGag CCGGGGGGGGCCACTCCCCGCCTCCGCCCCGCGGACCTTGGAGCCGGGGCCTGGCTACACTGTGGCTTCTCTCCATCGAAAATGTTTTCCCTGGGGTCCTGGCTGCCGCCGTTGCCCGGGCTGGCgtggggctgggcactgctggatgcGCTCCTGCAAG ggctggtgggTGCCTGTGCCGTCTcggtgctctgcagcctcctgaaGGTTTATCTCTACATCCAGTGTGTGAA ccacccCGAGAGGCAGGCGGAGAAGGAGGCGCTGGCGGCGCGGCGGccgctgctggggctgctgcacgTGCTGGTGCTGACGGGGGTCCTGGCCCTGGTGGGCTCCCGTGTGGCTGCCCTGGTGGTGCTGGAGTTCTCCCTGCGCGCCGTCTCCACCATCCTCTCCCTCGGCAAG GGCgcccacagcagccagctctACGTGCTGTGCCAGTACTCGCTGGGCTGCGGGGTGTCCTGCGGCCTCAGCTTCCTGCTGGAGGGGGCTCCGCACCGCAGCTGGAACCTGGCGCTggcggcggggctggcggcgctgcTGGCGCTGCACGCCCGGCGCCTGGCCCGGCACGTCTGCGCGCTGTACGAGCTGCACAGCCGGGCGCGCTACTGCGGCgtctgcatcctgctgctggccgCGGGCCACGGCATCCCGCGCCTGCTGCGCAACGCCCTGGCCCTCGCCTTCGCCGTGGCCGACCTGGCCGCCGTGGAGCTCATCAACCGCGACTTCCTCTCCACGGGCGAGGCCGTGCGCTTCTGGACCCCGCTGACCATCTGCTACACGCTGCTGGTGGTCTACATGCAGG AGGAGTCCCGGCAGAGCGCGGGCAGGGGGCTGGTGTTCCGGACCGTGCTGGTGCGGATGGGCGgcctcttcatcctcctcctcaccgTGGGCCGATGGACGGACATCCTGCACGTCCTGGTGTCGCTGCTGGGGGAGCTCTGGTGCCTGCTCCGCTCCGGGGTCCTGCTGGAGTCCTGCTGGCGGCAG GATTTTGCTCAGCAGCCTCGCTTGGAGAGTTTGTCGGGATCCCGAGCGGAGGAGACGTCCCGCTGA
- the LOC130261728 gene encoding solute carrier family 25 member 34-like isoform X3, with amino-acid sequence MAAGTLGPHPSDSLQEFQYAPQNRPPAGGVPPATDLVLGATAGCLACFLTNPLEVVKTRLQLQGELQAPGTYPRPYRGVLRAAAAVCRADGLRGLQKGLAAGLLYQGLMNGVRFYCYSHAEDAGWTGYPGGTVAAGAVAGAVGAVVGSPAYLVKTHLQAQTLSAMAVGHQHNHESISGAFKSIYRQHGVAGLWRGVTGAVPRVAVGSAVQLATFASAKDWVSERQWFRKGSWAAVLAGGMVSGVAVAVAMTPFDVISTRLYNQPVDADGTGKLYRGFLDCILQISSREGLLGLYKGIGAVYLRLGPHTVLSLFFWDKLRNIVQHQQPPGL; translated from the exons ATGGCGGCGGGGACCCTCGGCCCCCACCCCTCCGactccctgcaggaattccagtACGCCCCCCAGAACAGACCCCCGGCCGGGGGGGTGCCCCCGGCCACCGACCTGGTGCTGGGGGCCACGGCCGGGTGCTTGGCCTGCTTCCTCACCAACCCGCTGGAGGTGGTGAAGACgcggctgcagctgcagggcgAGCTGCAGGCCCCGGGCACGTACCCGCGGCCGTACCGCGGCGTGCTGCGGGCGGCCGCGGCCGTGTGCCGGGCGGACGGGCTGCGGGGGCTGCAGAAGGGGCTGGCGGCCGGGCTGCTCTACCAGGGGCTCATGAACGGCGTCCGCTTCTACTGCTATTCCCACGCCGAGGACGCCGGCTGGACCGGGTATCCCGGCGGGACCGTGGCCGCCGGGGCCGTGGCGGGGGCGGTGGGAGCCGTCGTGGGCAGCCCCGCGTACCTG GTCAAGACCCACCTCCAAGCCCAGACACTGTCAGCCATGGCCGTGGGCCACCAGCACAACCATGAG aGCATCTCCGGCGCTTTCAAGAGCATCTACCGGCAGCACGGGGTGGCGGGGCTGTGGCGGGGGGTGACGGGCGCCGTGCCCCGCGTGGCCGTGGGCTCGGCCGTGCAGCTCGCCACCTTCGCCTCCGCCAAGGACTGGGTGTCCGAGCGCCAG TGGTTCAGGAAGGGCAGCTGGGCGGCAGTGCTGGCGGGGGGCATGGTGAGCGGTGTGGCTGTGGCCGTGGCAATGACACCTTTTGACGTGATCAGCACCCGTCTCTACAACCAGCCGGTGGATGCCGACGGCACA ggCAAGCTCTACCGAGGATTTTTGGATTGTATCCTGCAAATCTccagcagagaggggctgctgggcttGTACAAGGGCATCGGCGCTGTCTACCTCCGCCTCGGCCCCCACACCGTCCTCAGCCTCTTCTTTTGGGACAAGCTCAGGAACATAgttcagcaccagcagcccccagggctgtAG
- the FBLIM1 gene encoding filamin-binding LIM protein 1 isoform X1: MGDISCCLTRTLNPPRHETIYCCDVGRGRSFLLPFREEGGRLMPKGNTAAGAASVPASFTLFLSLLSLQSTPRSAPSAMLPRKAEKRIASSIFITLVPPRRDVAAKEKTQREPRPDGAEVPGTHHPQLLLSAPTLPNGETHPVASVPSPPPVLPLSEVPQPLSEETLGLALQQLDLAAPAALQAPSTFPAELKPPTFHQEQAGKQQWQDVNGYPERDSSRDICAFCHKALGPREPTVEAMQKQYHPDCFTCRSCHRLLAGQRYFQRDGRPTCGTCFQATLEKCAKCQELITEHIVRALGKGFHPSCFSCAACGRAMGAESFAVDEQGDVYCVPDFYRKYAAVCSACERPIVPHEGQDTYKIECLGRSFHESCYCCESCRMPLSPEMTENGCYPLDDHLLCKSCHVRWRNESSC; encoded by the exons ATGGGAGATatcagctgctgcctcaccaGGACTCTGAACCCTCCCAGGCATGAGACCATTTATTGCTGTGACGTGGGACGGGGACGCTCGTTCCTTCTCCCTTTCcgggaggagggaggcaggctGATGCCGAAGGGCAACAcggctgcaggagctgccagtgtGCCTGCAAGTTTcactctctttctttccttacttTCCCTACAATCAACCCCCCGATCTGCCCCTTCAGCGATGCTGCCGAGGAAAGCAGAGAAGAGAATTGCTTCGTCCATCTTCATCACCCTCGTGCCACCACGGAGGGACGTGGCCGCCAAGGAGAAAACCCAGCGGGAGCCACGGCCAGATGGTGCTGAGGTCCCCGGCACCCatcacccccagctcctgctgtcagcCCCCACGCTGCCCAACGGAG AAACCCACCCAGTGGCCTCTGTGCCTTCACCCCCACCAGTGCTCCCCCTCTCTGAAGTGCCCCAGCCCTTGTCTGAGGAGACGCTGGGTCTGGCACTGCAACAACTGGACCTTGCAGCACCCGCTGCCCTCCAG GCCCCTTCCACCTTCCCTGCTGAACTGAAGCCGCCCACATTTCATCAGGAGCAAGCAGGcaagcagcagtggcaggatgTGAATGGGTACCCAGAGAGGGACAGCTCCAGAG ACATCTGTGCCTTCTGCCACAAAGCGCTGGGGCCCCGGGAGCCGACAGTGGAGGCAATGCAGAAGCAGTACCACCCCGACTGCTTCACCTGCCGCTCGTGCCACCggctcctggctgggcagcGCTACTTCCAGAGAGACGGGCGCCCCACGTGTGGCACCTGCTTCCAG GCCACGCTGGAGAAATGTGCCAAGTGCCAGGAGCTGATCACGGAGCACATCGTGCGTGCCCTGGGCAAGGGCTTCCAccccagctgcttctcctgcgCTGCCTGCGGCCGGGCCATGGGCGCCGAGAGCTTTGCCGTGGATGAGCAGGGTGACGTGTACTGCGTGCCTGACTTCTACAG GAAATACGCCGCAGTGTGCAGCGCCTGCGAGCGCCCCATCGTCCCCCATGAGGGCCAGGACACCTACAAGATCGAGTGCCTGGGACGCAGCTTCCACGAGAGCTGCTACTGCTGCGAG AGCTGCAGGATGCCCCTGTCGCCAGAGATGACAGAGAATGGGTGCTACCCCTTGGATGACCACCTCCTCTGCAAGTCCTGCCACGTCCGCTGGCGCAACGAGTCGTCCTGCTGA
- the FBLIM1 gene encoding filamin-binding LIM protein 1 isoform X2, translating to MLPRKAEKRIASSIFITLVPPRRDVAAKEKTQREPRPDGAEVPGTHHPQLLLSAPTLPNGETHPVASVPSPPPVLPLSEVPQPLSEETLGLALQQLDLAAPAALQAPSTFPAELKPPTFHQEQAGKQQWQDVNGYPERDSSRDICAFCHKALGPREPTVEAMQKQYHPDCFTCRSCHRLLAGQRYFQRDGRPTCGTCFQATLEKCAKCQELITEHIVRALGKGFHPSCFSCAACGRAMGAESFAVDEQGDVYCVPDFYRKYAAVCSACERPIVPHEGQDTYKIECLGRSFHESCYCCESCRMPLSPEMTENGCYPLDDHLLCKSCHVRWRNESSC from the exons ATGCTGCCGAGGAAAGCAGAGAAGAGAATTGCTTCGTCCATCTTCATCACCCTCGTGCCACCACGGAGGGACGTGGCCGCCAAGGAGAAAACCCAGCGGGAGCCACGGCCAGATGGTGCTGAGGTCCCCGGCACCCatcacccccagctcctgctgtcagcCCCCACGCTGCCCAACGGAG AAACCCACCCAGTGGCCTCTGTGCCTTCACCCCCACCAGTGCTCCCCCTCTCTGAAGTGCCCCAGCCCTTGTCTGAGGAGACGCTGGGTCTGGCACTGCAACAACTGGACCTTGCAGCACCCGCTGCCCTCCAG GCCCCTTCCACCTTCCCTGCTGAACTGAAGCCGCCCACATTTCATCAGGAGCAAGCAGGcaagcagcagtggcaggatgTGAATGGGTACCCAGAGAGGGACAGCTCCAGAG ACATCTGTGCCTTCTGCCACAAAGCGCTGGGGCCCCGGGAGCCGACAGTGGAGGCAATGCAGAAGCAGTACCACCCCGACTGCTTCACCTGCCGCTCGTGCCACCggctcctggctgggcagcGCTACTTCCAGAGAGACGGGCGCCCCACGTGTGGCACCTGCTTCCAG GCCACGCTGGAGAAATGTGCCAAGTGCCAGGAGCTGATCACGGAGCACATCGTGCGTGCCCTGGGCAAGGGCTTCCAccccagctgcttctcctgcgCTGCCTGCGGCCGGGCCATGGGCGCCGAGAGCTTTGCCGTGGATGAGCAGGGTGACGTGTACTGCGTGCCTGACTTCTACAG GAAATACGCCGCAGTGTGCAGCGCCTGCGAGCGCCCCATCGTCCCCCATGAGGGCCAGGACACCTACAAGATCGAGTGCCTGGGACGCAGCTTCCACGAGAGCTGCTACTGCTGCGAG AGCTGCAGGATGCCCCTGTCGCCAGAGATGACAGAGAATGGGTGCTACCCCTTGGATGACCACCTCCTCTGCAAGTCCTGCCACGTCCGCTGGCGCAACGAGTCGTCCTGCTGA
- the SPEN gene encoding msx2-interacting protein: MPGKHPFIQHFPEHVLPLQVESDYCLLLALPCGRDQEDVVSQTESLKAAFISYLQAKQAAGIINVPNPGSNQPAYVLQIFPPCEFSESHLSRLAPDLLASISNISPHLMIVIASV; this comes from the exons ATGCCTGGGAAACACCCATTCATCCAGCATTTCCCTGAGCATGTCCTTCCCTTGCAGGTGGAGAGTGAttactgcctgctgctggccctgccctgcgGCCGGGACCAGGAGGACGTGGTCAGTCAGACGGAGTCGCTCAAGGCTGCGTTCATCAGTTACCTGCAGGCCAAGCAGGCTGCAGGCATCATCAACGTCCCCAACCCCGGCTCCAACCAG cctgcctaCGTTCTGCAGATCTTCCCACCCTGCGAGTTCTCGGAAAGCCACCTGTCCCGCCTGGCCCCCGACCTCCTCGCCAGCATCTCCAACATCTCTCCTCACCTGATGATTGTCATCGCGTCGGTATGA